ATGTGACTCCAGTCGATCACCATACCGGAATCGCGCATGGCACACGTCAGCGCGATGCGTTCTGGCATGGTCATTTCATTAAAGAAAATCGTCATAGCAAAGGCCGCAATCTGACCTTCAGACACGGTATTTTTCGCCACGCCTTGGATGAAAAAATTAATTTCATCGGCAGTCAGCACTTCGCCATCACGTTTTTTACGAATAATTTCTTGAGGTAAATACATTAGAGCCTCCCAAGCTCAAAATGAGCCGTGGTAACAGTAGAGTAAGAAGGTTGCGTGGCGCAAAACGCGCCACGCTCAGACATTTATTAGAATTAGTACGCCGCAGGATCGGCGACTTGATCTGTCACTTCTAATGTATTGAGTAGATTGGTTAGCAAGCTAGATGCACCAAAACGGTAGTGCATATTATCCGCCCAGTCAGCACCTAGGATCTCATCTGCCATTGCTAAGTAAGCCGCAGCGTCTTCCGCAGTACGCACGCCGCCAGCAGGCTTGAAGCCCACTTTTTCAGCCACACCCATGTCACGAATAACTTCGAGCATCATACGTGCATATTCTGGGGTTGCGTTAACTGGCACTTTACCCGTTGAGGTTTTGATAAAGTCGGCACCCGCTTCAATGCAGATTTGCGATGCTTTCTTAATCAGCGCTTCTTCTTTTAGCTCACCGGTTTCGATGATCACTTTCAGAAGAATATTGCCACAG
The Vibrio navarrensis DNA segment above includes these coding regions:
- the deoC gene encoding deoxyribose-phosphate aldolase; its protein translation is MSDLKAAALRALKLMDLTTLNDDDTDAKVIKLCHDAKTPVGNTAAICIYPRFIPIAKKTLREQGTPEVRIATVTNFPHGNDDIAIAVAETKAAVAYGADEVDVVFPYRALIAGDEKVGFELVKQCKEACGNILLKVIIETGELKEEALIKKASQICIEAGADFIKTSTGKVPVNATPEYARMMLEVIRDMGVAEKVGFKPAGGVRTAEDAAAYLAMADEILGADWADNMHYRFGASSLLTNLLNTLEVTDQVADPAAY